One Methanolinea sp. DNA window includes the following coding sequences:
- a CDS encoding A24 family peptidase C-terminal domain-containing protein, producing the protein MIVPLAVSAAAVSCTFLYASFRDIRERRVPFRTWYPMLAVTVPMAAWFYLSLLQRGLWGLCAYFLALVLVFSVIFYAFAAFNFFGGADAWALIFLCVSVPAFPFEPLFGVPPLGFLPFSVLTNALILNLCTPLLIFSWNAAHGRWGPFPYAFLGFPVPADSLPDAFGFVMEEVREGEGGRIERRFIRPGEAIGRMVSGKGRLYTRDLKNNPGEYAREMELFRRAGTVWISYGIPFLVPLTAGLLAALFAGDLLFVLIEVATGA; encoded by the coding sequence ATGATCGTCCCCCTCGCCGTAAGCGCCGCCGCGGTCTCCTGCACGTTCCTCTACGCCTCGTTCCGCGACATCAGGGAACGGCGCGTCCCGTTCCGGACGTGGTACCCGATGCTCGCGGTGACCGTGCCCATGGCCGCGTGGTTCTACCTCTCCCTCCTCCAGAGGGGCCTGTGGGGACTCTGCGCGTACTTTCTCGCGCTCGTCCTCGTCTTCTCCGTCATCTTCTACGCGTTTGCTGCCTTCAACTTCTTTGGCGGTGCAGACGCGTGGGCGCTCATCTTCCTCTGCGTATCGGTCCCTGCGTTCCCGTTCGAGCCGCTCTTCGGGGTCCCGCCGCTCGGGTTCCTCCCGTTTTCGGTCCTCACGAATGCACTCATCCTGAACCTCTGCACGCCGCTCCTCATCTTCTCGTGGAACGCGGCGCACGGGAGGTGGGGGCCGTTCCCCTACGCGTTCCTCGGGTTCCCCGTGCCCGCGGACTCCCTGCCCGACGCGTTCGGTTTCGTGATGGAGGAGGTGAGAGAGGGCGAGGGGGGGAGGATCGAGAGGCGGTTCATCCGGCCGGGGGAGGCGATTGGGAGAATGGTCTCGGGGAAGGGGAGACTCTACACGAGGGACCTCAAGAACAACCCCGGAGAGTACGCGCGCGAAATGGAATTGTTCCGGAGAGCGGGGACCGTCTGGATCTCGTACGGGATTCCCTTCCTCGTTCCCCTCACGGCAGGTCTCCTCGCGGCGCTCTTCGCGGGGGACCTCCTCTTCGTTCTCATCGAGGTCGCGACAGGTGCTTGA
- a CDS encoding DUF473 domain-containing protein, giving the protein MKCYAITGISPQIIRELREGKARTLELQSTHNVVTLAGINPGELVFMTSVDLEDLSPGDTGIVVEVLSLSITMKRVMEYSHGLHYEERERMSARIKVRCLGGSTVKSVTFEGYARPVTVDVMKTACYHAG; this is encoded by the coding sequence ATGAAATGCTACGCGATAACCGGGATATCTCCCCAGATCATCAGGGAATTGCGGGAGGGGAAGGCCCGGACACTGGAACTCCAGAGCACGCACAACGTGGTCACCCTCGCCGGCATCAATCCCGGCGAACTCGTGTTCATGACGTCTGTCGACCTCGAGGACCTCTCCCCCGGCGACACGGGGATAGTCGTCGAGGTCCTCTCGCTCTCCATCACGATGAAGAGGGTCATGGAATACTCCCACGGCCTCCACTACGAGGAGAGGGAGAGGATGTCGGCGCGGATCAAGGTACGGTGCCTCGGGGGATCGACCGTGAAGAGTGTGACATTCGAGGGGTACGCGCGCCCCGTCACTGTCGACGTGATGAAGACGGCATGCTACCACGCCGGGTGA
- the hisI gene encoding phosphoribosyl-AMP cyclohydrolase, which produces MELHYSNGLVPVVVQDARTRDVLMLAYANKEAIDLTRETGFAHYYSRSREKIWKKGEESGHFQRVEGILVDCDGDAVLYLVEQTGAACHTGYPSCFYRTLDGEILQERVFDPAKVYANKGEQQDYKR; this is translated from the coding sequence ATCGAGCTGCACTACAGCAACGGGCTCGTGCCGGTGGTGGTCCAGGACGCCCGGACACGGGATGTCCTGATGCTCGCGTACGCGAACAAGGAGGCGATCGACCTCACGCGGGAGACGGGGTTTGCCCACTACTACTCCCGCAGCCGGGAGAAGATCTGGAAGAAAGGGGAAGAGAGCGGGCACTTCCAGCGCGTGGAGGGCATCCTCGTCGACTGCGACGGCGACGCGGTCCTCTACCTCGTCGAGCAGACGGGGGCAGCATGCCACACGGGGTACCCCTCGTGCTTCTACAGGACGCTCGACGGCGAGATCCTGCAGGAGAGGGTGTTCGACCCCGCGAAGGTATATGCTAATAAAGGGGAGCAACAAGACTATAAACGGTGA
- the leuS gene encoding leucine--tRNA ligase — protein sequence MEEECISAWEHAFEPDPSGKEKFYLTVAYPYPSGAMHVGHGRTYIVPDVIARFWRMRGRQVLYPMAFHVTGAPVIGISKRIARGDEKAVRLYRDLYKVPPATLERFVDPLEIVRYFSEEYRRVMRRCGLSIDWRRRFTTVDPQYSKFIEWQWKHLHEGGHVRKGAHPVRFCPQCDNPVGDHDLLEGDKAEIQRFVLVMFRWKDAFIPTATLRPETIYGVTNLWVNPRATYVRARVDGVPWIVSREAAEKLSYQDHAVSVEEEIPGSALVDQAVSHRLCGNVPILPAEFVDPGMATGMVMSVPGHAPFDYIALRDLQSRGLYTHIKPVRLIEVPGYGEFPAKDAVERAGVKDQNDPRMDEITQEVYSAEFSSGRLLPEFGGMTVREARERVGEMLVSNDSSTYMYEFDTRPVVCRCGGQVFIKILHDQWFLGYSDPAWKARVSDHLREMSLVPPEVRAEFERTVEWLKDWACTRRVGLGTRLPWDPAWLIEPLSDSTVYMAYYTIAHHLKEFSPEELTPDVFDYLFLGKECPDHPRKEDLLKMREEFLYWYPYDYRFSAKDLISNHLTFQLFHHVAIFPASCLPRGMVVFGMGLLEGAKMSSSKGNVVLLEDAIDEFGADTVRMFLVGSAEPWQDFDWRNELVSSTRRQIERFASTVAECRNAPASMSTADAWLLSRLQQHIQRATEALERFQTRQALQAAFYAVEADLKWYRRRTAAGEGGGGALRELASTWTRLMAPFIPFTCERLWKEAGGEGLVSYAAWPVPDPGKVDGTLEVAEELLQRTIEDIESIRKVLQFTPSSLTICLAPPWKREIFALIARSPDRNAAIRKVMEDERFRKMGREAAETAKQCTALIHRLPPGIVESYVGGRLDEGEVFLAARGFFERETGTSVTVTGADRSSHPRAKMALPLKPAIIFE from the coding sequence ATGGAAGAGGAGTGCATCTCGGCGTGGGAGCACGCGTTCGAGCCGGATCCCTCGGGGAAGGAGAAGTTCTATCTCACGGTCGCGTACCCCTACCCGAGCGGCGCGATGCACGTGGGGCACGGGAGGACCTACATCGTCCCGGACGTGATCGCGCGGTTCTGGCGCATGCGGGGCAGGCAGGTCCTCTACCCGATGGCATTCCACGTCACGGGGGCGCCGGTGATAGGGATCTCGAAGCGGATCGCGAGGGGCGACGAGAAGGCGGTGCGGCTCTACCGCGACCTCTACAAGGTCCCCCCCGCGACCCTCGAGCGGTTCGTGGACCCGCTCGAGATCGTCCGGTACTTCTCCGAGGAATACCGGAGGGTGATGCGGCGGTGCGGTCTCTCCATCGACTGGAGGCGCCGTTTCACGACGGTCGACCCGCAGTACAGCAAGTTCATCGAGTGGCAGTGGAAGCACCTCCACGAGGGGGGTCACGTGAGGAAGGGGGCCCACCCCGTCCGGTTCTGCCCCCAGTGCGACAACCCGGTCGGCGACCACGACCTCCTCGAGGGGGACAAGGCCGAGATCCAGAGGTTCGTCCTCGTCATGTTCCGGTGGAAGGACGCGTTCATCCCCACCGCGACCCTCCGGCCCGAGACGATCTACGGTGTCACGAACCTCTGGGTCAACCCGAGGGCCACGTACGTGCGGGCGAGGGTCGACGGCGTCCCGTGGATCGTGAGCAGGGAGGCCGCGGAGAAGCTCTCGTACCAGGACCACGCCGTGTCGGTCGAGGAGGAGATCCCGGGTTCCGCCCTCGTGGACCAGGCGGTCTCCCACAGGCTCTGCGGCAACGTGCCCATCCTCCCCGCCGAGTTCGTTGACCCGGGGATGGCGACAGGGATGGTCATGAGCGTCCCGGGGCACGCGCCCTTCGACTACATCGCCCTGCGCGACCTCCAGTCCCGCGGGCTCTACACGCACATCAAGCCCGTGCGGCTCATCGAGGTCCCCGGGTACGGAGAGTTCCCCGCGAAGGATGCCGTCGAGAGGGCGGGGGTGAAGGACCAGAACGACCCGAGGATGGACGAGATCACGCAGGAGGTTTACTCCGCGGAGTTCTCGTCGGGGAGGCTCCTCCCGGAGTTCGGCGGCATGACCGTCCGCGAGGCCCGGGAGCGCGTGGGCGAGATGCTGGTCTCGAACGATTCCTCCACGTACATGTACGAATTCGACACGCGGCCGGTCGTGTGCCGCTGTGGCGGGCAGGTCTTCATAAAGATCCTCCACGACCAGTGGTTCCTCGGGTACAGCGACCCCGCGTGGAAAGCGAGGGTGAGCGACCACCTCAGGGAGATGTCGCTCGTTCCCCCCGAGGTGAGGGCAGAGTTCGAGCGGACCGTCGAGTGGCTGAAGGACTGGGCCTGCACGCGCCGCGTCGGCCTCGGCACGCGCCTCCCGTGGGACCCGGCGTGGCTGATCGAGCCGCTCAGCGATTCTACCGTCTACATGGCGTACTACACCATCGCCCACCACTTAAAGGAGTTCTCCCCCGAAGAGCTCACGCCCGATGTCTTCGACTACCTCTTCCTCGGGAAGGAATGCCCGGACCACCCGCGGAAGGAGGATCTCCTGAAGATGCGGGAGGAGTTCCTCTACTGGTACCCCTACGACTACCGGTTCTCCGCAAAGGACCTCATCTCCAACCACCTCACGTTCCAGCTCTTCCACCACGTGGCGATCTTCCCCGCCTCCTGCCTCCCGAGGGGGATGGTCGTCTTCGGGATGGGTCTCCTCGAGGGGGCGAAGATGTCCTCCTCGAAGGGGAACGTCGTCCTCCTCGAGGACGCGATCGACGAGTTCGGTGCCGACACCGTCCGGATGTTCCTCGTGGGGAGCGCAGAACCGTGGCAGGACTTCGACTGGAGGAACGAGCTCGTCTCCTCGACGCGGAGGCAGATAGAGAGGTTCGCATCGACGGTCGCGGAGTGCCGCAACGCCCCGGCATCCATGAGCACGGCGGACGCGTGGCTCCTCTCCCGGCTCCAGCAGCACATCCAGAGGGCGACCGAGGCGCTCGAGAGGTTCCAGACGAGGCAGGCCCTCCAGGCCGCGTTCTACGCGGTGGAGGCCGACCTGAAGTGGTACAGGAGGCGGACCGCCGCGGGGGAGGGCGGCGGGGGGGCACTGCGCGAGCTCGCCTCCACGTGGACGCGGCTCATGGCGCCGTTCATCCCCTTCACGTGCGAGAGGCTCTGGAAGGAGGCGGGGGGCGAGGGGCTCGTCAGTTACGCGGCGTGGCCGGTTCCGGACCCGGGCAAGGTCGACGGGACGCTCGAGGTCGCCGAGGAGCTCCTCCAGCGGACCATCGAGGACATCGAGTCGATCCGCAAGGTCCTCCAGTTTACGCCATCCTCGCTCACGATATGCCTCGCACCCCCGTGGAAGCGCGAGATCTTCGCGCTCATCGCCCGCTCGCCGGACCGGAACGCCGCGATACGGAAGGTGATGGAGGACGAGCGGTTCAGGAAGATGGGGCGGGAGGCCGCGGAGACCGCAAAGCAGTGCACGGCGCTGATCCACCGCCTCCCGCCCGGGATCGTGGAGAGCTACGTCGGGGGGAGACTCGACGAGGGGGAGGTCTTCCTCGCCGCACGCGGTTTCTTCGAGAGGGAGACCGGCACGAGTGTCACCGTCACCGGCGCCGACCGGTCTTCGCACCCGAGGGCGAAGATGGCACTCCCGCTCAAGCCCGCGATCATCTTCGAGTAG
- a CDS encoding 50S ribosomal protein L30e: MDFNASLRRAIKTGKVLLGQNMTAKCIESGSAKMVVVAKNCPEKFLKMLKSRENLFVHTYDGSSVALGKACGKPFTVSALVVVDPGESDILSLKKA, encoded by the coding sequence ATGGATTTCAATGCATCCTTGAGGAGAGCCATCAAGACGGGGAAGGTCCTCCTTGGACAGAACATGACCGCAAAATGCATCGAGAGCGGTTCGGCCAAGATGGTCGTCGTGGCCAAGAACTGCCCCGAAAAATTCTTGAAAATGCTGAAATCAAGGGAAAACCTCTTCGTGCACACGTACGACGGCTCGAGCGTCGCGCTCGGGAAGGCCTGCGGGAAACCCTTCACGGTGAGCGCTCTCGTCGTGGTCGACCCCGGTGAGTCCGATATCCTCAGTCTCAAGAAGGCCTGA
- a CDS encoding PINc/VapC family ATPase: MIIVPDTSVVIDGRITSMIQSGEYKGATIVIPEAVVAELEAQANQGREIGFLGLTELQALCRLAAEGTITLKFVGERPTLDQVKLASGGEIDALIRSAALEHGAKFITSDTVQAEVAKAKGLDVTYLRPQVEGFAPLAIDQFFDEHTMAVYLKERVPPMAKKGTIKEMRLEKIRDQPLTEYELRSIAQEILERAKRHPDGFIELEKRGVTVVQIGSMRIAITRRPFSDGMEITAVRPIADVKLEQFRNASIIKNRITGERRGLLIAGPPGAGKTTLAQSIATYLAENGYVVKTMEAPRELQVPDHITQYTALDGSMAHTAEVLMLVRPDFVIFDEVRRDEDFRVFADLRLAGIGMIGVIHAIGAHDALQRFSDRVDFGVLPQIINTIIFLEKGEITNIYDIGFTIKVPEGMSSEINLRPVTTVTDHETGEIVFEIFKYDGETIVMPVMSPVPAAPAQPLKAPTAPAAPAKEEKPHWKVLEKDIQREIGRFTDGYVDVHMLSDSKAVVYIEDKDVPAAIGKGGKNIAAIVNKLGIGIDIRPRSELEKAQAAAPGEEELHVGGGVKIRVDKKQLTISCPEHSGKIVDVFAGKEYLFTATVSDSGEIHLAKNSTIAQELIKRYNDGDTIRLRPV, translated from the coding sequence TTGATCATCGTGCCGGATACAAGCGTGGTGATAGACGGTCGTATCACCTCCATGATACAATCGGGTGAATACAAGGGTGCAACAATAGTCATACCCGAGGCGGTGGTCGCAGAGCTCGAGGCGCAGGCGAACCAGGGGAGGGAGATCGGCTTCCTCGGCCTCACCGAACTGCAGGCCCTGTGCAGGCTCGCCGCCGAGGGGACGATCACCCTCAAGTTCGTGGGGGAGAGACCGACGCTCGACCAGGTGAAGCTCGCGAGCGGCGGGGAGATAGACGCCCTCATCAGGAGCGCGGCGCTTGAGCACGGGGCGAAATTCATCACGAGCGACACCGTCCAGGCAGAGGTCGCGAAGGCCAAGGGCCTGGACGTCACGTACCTTCGGCCCCAGGTCGAGGGATTCGCACCCCTCGCGATAGACCAGTTCTTCGACGAGCACACAATGGCGGTGTACCTCAAGGAACGGGTCCCCCCGATGGCGAAGAAGGGGACGATAAAGGAGATGCGCCTCGAGAAGATCAGGGACCAGCCCCTCACGGAGTACGAGCTGCGGAGCATCGCGCAAGAGATCCTCGAGCGGGCGAAGCGCCACCCCGACGGGTTCATCGAGCTCGAGAAGAGGGGGGTCACGGTCGTCCAGATCGGGTCGATGCGGATCGCGATCACCCGTCGCCCGTTCTCCGACGGCATGGAGATCACGGCCGTGCGGCCGATCGCTGACGTGAAGCTGGAACAGTTCAGGAACGCGTCGATCATCAAGAACCGCATCACGGGGGAGAGGCGCGGCCTCCTCATCGCGGGGCCGCCCGGCGCGGGGAAGACCACTCTTGCCCAGAGCATCGCCACGTACCTCGCCGAGAACGGCTACGTGGTCAAGACGATGGAGGCCCCGCGCGAGCTCCAGGTCCCCGACCACATTACCCAGTACACGGCGCTGGACGGCAGCATGGCGCACACGGCAGAGGTCCTGATGCTGGTCCGGCCCGACTTCGTCATCTTCGACGAGGTCCGGCGGGACGAGGACTTCAGGGTCTTTGCAGACCTCCGCCTCGCGGGGATCGGGATGATAGGCGTGATCCACGCGATAGGAGCCCACGACGCCCTCCAGAGGTTCTCTGACCGCGTCGACTTCGGCGTCCTCCCGCAGATCATCAACACGATCATCTTCCTCGAGAAGGGCGAGATCACGAACATCTACGACATCGGCTTCACCATCAAGGTCCCGGAGGGGATGTCGAGCGAGATCAACCTCCGCCCCGTCACCACCGTCACGGACCATGAGACCGGCGAGATCGTCTTCGAGATCTTCAAGTACGACGGGGAGACGATCGTGATGCCGGTCATGAGCCCTGTCCCCGCCGCGCCCGCGCAGCCCCTGAAGGCACCCACCGCGCCGGCAGCACCGGCAAAGGAGGAGAAACCGCACTGGAAGGTCCTCGAGAAGGACATCCAGAGGGAGATAGGGCGGTTCACGGACGGGTACGTGGATGTCCACATGCTCTCCGACAGCAAGGCTGTCGTGTACATCGAGGACAAGGACGTCCCCGCCGCGATCGGGAAGGGCGGGAAGAACATCGCCGCGATCGTGAACAAGCTCGGGATAGGGATCGACATCCGGCCGAGGAGCGAACTCGAAAAGGCGCAGGCCGCGGCACCCGGGGAAGAGGAACTCCACGTGGGGGGCGGCGTCAAGATACGGGTGGACAAGAAACAGCTCACGATCTCCTGCCCAGAGCACAGCGGCAAGATCGTCGACGTCTTCGCGGGGAAGGAGTACCTCTTCACCGCCACGGTGAGCGACAGCGGGGAGATCCACCTCGCGAAGAACTCGACCATCGCGCAGGAACTGATCAAGCGGTACAACGACGGCGACACGATCCGCCTGCGGCCCGTGTAG
- the rpoA2 gene encoding DNA-directed RNA polymerase subunit A'', protein MKPEFEEAIAAANLPEKTKEQLRKYLGDREVTEEQFRTIMDRVIREYMNTRIEACEAVGIIAAQSIGEPGTQMTMRTFHYAGVAEINVTLGLPRLIEIMDARKEPSTPTMTIYLEGEYATDRDKAREVSWQIEAAPLHEFGDITIDMENMQIHVQLNTQVCEKRGIAVRDILEIAPRKIRDRRHYRDFDCEADEKGASMVFIPKDRESYQNLFQLAEHVRNVIVQGIDDIERVVVRKESGEYILYTEGSNLKDVFEVEGVDTTRTRTNNISEIAQVLGIEAARNAIIHEALSTLSEQGILVDVRHIMLVADMMCMDGEVKQIGRHGIAGEKESVLSRAAFEVTVNHLLDAAITNEVDELSGVTENVIVGQPIQLGTGDVKLIAKPLKLGES, encoded by the coding sequence ATGAAACCGGAGTTCGAGGAGGCGATCGCGGCCGCAAACCTCCCCGAGAAGACGAAGGAGCAGCTCCGCAAGTACCTCGGTGACCGCGAGGTGACGGAGGAGCAGTTCCGCACGATCATGGACAGGGTGATCCGGGAGTACATGAACACCCGGATCGAGGCGTGCGAGGCGGTGGGGATCATCGCGGCCCAGTCGATCGGGGAACCGGGCACGCAGATGACGATGCGGACGTTCCACTACGCGGGCGTGGCGGAGATCAACGTCACCCTCGGCCTGCCGCGCCTCATCGAGATCATGGACGCGAGGAAGGAACCGAGCACCCCCACCATGACGATCTACCTCGAGGGCGAGTACGCGACCGACAGGGACAAGGCACGCGAGGTGAGCTGGCAGATCGAGGCGGCCCCGCTCCACGAGTTCGGCGACATCACCATCGACATGGAGAATATGCAGATCCACGTCCAGCTGAACACGCAGGTCTGCGAGAAGAGGGGCATCGCGGTGCGGGACATCCTCGAGATCGCGCCTCGGAAGATCAGGGACCGGCGGCACTACCGCGACTTCGACTGCGAGGCAGACGAGAAGGGCGCGAGCATGGTCTTCATCCCCAAGGACAGGGAGAGCTACCAGAACCTCTTCCAGCTCGCCGAGCACGTCCGCAACGTGATAGTGCAGGGAATCGACGACATCGAGAGGGTCGTCGTCCGCAAGGAGAGCGGGGAGTATATCCTTTATACCGAGGGCTCCAACCTAAAAGACGTGTTCGAGGTCGAGGGCGTGGACACGACGAGGACCCGCACGAACAACATCAGCGAGATCGCCCAGGTCCTCGGCATCGAGGCTGCGCGGAACGCGATCATCCACGAGGCCCTCTCGACGCTGAGCGAGCAGGGTATCCTCGTCGACGTGAGGCACATCATGCTCGTCGCCGACATGATGTGCATGGACGGGGAGGTCAAGCAGATCGGGCGCCACGGGATCGCGGGGGAGAAGGAGAGCGTCCTCTCCCGCGCGGCGTTCGAGGTGACCGTGAACCACCTGCTGGACGCGGCGATCACGAACGAGGTCGACGAGCTCTCGGGCGTGACCGAGAACGTCATCGTCGGCCAGCCCATCCAGCTCGGTACAGGCGACGTGAAGCTCATCGCAAAACCACTCAAACTGGGAGAATCGTAA
- a CDS encoding proteasome assembly chaperone family protein produces MSPDSKPDIKIYSRPLSTEGSTVLMGFPGSGLVGSIALQYLVDQLNFEQIGSINSRFFPPLAMMNKGVVNVPVRVYEKGNISAIVADIPIHPMICYEVANGIMDWLEPFKVREVVTIAGIITNEPEKRVFGVASSEEALQRIQDSTIILPIGSISGIASSILMECKIRNIPGFGLLGETINAPDPRASAATIEVLNKMYGINLDVQPLIEQAEEIESTMQKLAEQVKSAETMPKKEHLPMYG; encoded by the coding sequence ATGTCTCCAGATTCAAAACCGGATATCAAGATATACTCGCGTCCCCTCTCCACGGAGGGGTCGACGGTCCTCATGGGGTTTCCGGGCAGCGGGCTGGTGGGGAGCATCGCGCTCCAGTACCTCGTCGACCAGCTGAACTTCGAGCAGATCGGGAGCATCAACAGCAGGTTCTTCCCACCCCTCGCCATGATGAACAAGGGGGTCGTCAACGTCCCCGTGAGGGTCTACGAGAAGGGGAACATCTCTGCCATCGTCGCGGACATCCCCATCCACCCCATGATATGCTACGAGGTCGCGAACGGGATCATGGACTGGCTCGAGCCCTTCAAGGTGCGGGAAGTCGTCACGATCGCGGGCATCATCACGAACGAGCCTGAAAAGAGGGTATTCGGGGTGGCGAGCAGCGAGGAAGCCCTCCAGCGCATCCAGGATTCGACCATCATCCTCCCCATCGGGAGCATCTCGGGGATCGCGAGCAGCATCCTCATGGAATGCAAGATACGCAACATCCCCGGGTTCGGCCTCCTCGGCGAGACGATCAATGCCCCGGACCCGAGGGCATCCGCGGCGACGATCGAGGTCCTCAACAAGATGTACGGCATCAACCTCGACGTCCAGCCCCTCATCGAGCAGGCGGAAGAGATCGAGTCGACCATGCAGAAGCTCGCCGAGCAGGTCAAGTCTGCCGAGACGATGCCAAAGAAAGAGCACCTGCCGATGTACGGGTGA
- a CDS encoding 4-vinyl reductase — MNKEDFEAILKGTRDITAYMQVNPAEGTTTCFGVRTASNPDYLVKALYEMYEANLDRKLANKAMRKLFRSVGHGSVGLDRLLRKLGLALKPEEFLMLVFKLQHQQGWGAPMELVEASEKRIVVRCKQTFESVVLRDWKMPVCGIHQGWIEGILSAVTGKNWYCLEKSCHAQGDPYCEFVADQVEPSWKYKAEAVVRGESAITEFIEHKPLQGKIHLIDEPVVMMPRFIFTSMMNSLIKTMGEAPAGGVNYRAYMEMGKENVAHYKKMGITNPNTLADMAFTFYSQMGWFRIISMEWNEEAKTKTITLEHTVESESFGQVGKNVCFCTAGLLAGIVEGAFGVKVQAREVMCRSRGDPHCVFQVKDRQQ; from the coding sequence ATGAATAAGGAGGACTTCGAGGCCATCCTCAAGGGGACGAGGGACATCACCGCGTACATGCAGGTGAACCCGGCCGAGGGCACGACCACCTGTTTTGGCGTCAGGACCGCGAGCAACCCGGACTACCTCGTGAAGGCATTGTACGAGATGTACGAGGCCAACCTCGACAGGAAGCTCGCGAACAAGGCGATGCGGAAACTCTTCCGTTCGGTGGGCCACGGGTCTGTCGGGCTGGACAGGCTGCTGCGCAAGCTCGGTCTCGCCCTGAAACCCGAGGAATTCCTGATGCTCGTCTTCAAGCTGCAGCACCAGCAGGGGTGGGGCGCCCCCATGGAACTCGTGGAGGCGTCCGAGAAGCGTATCGTGGTCCGGTGCAAGCAGACGTTCGAGTCAGTCGTCCTCAGGGACTGGAAGATGCCGGTGTGCGGGATCCACCAGGGGTGGATAGAGGGGATACTCAGCGCGGTCACGGGGAAGAACTGGTACTGCCTCGAGAAGAGCTGCCACGCGCAGGGTGACCCTTACTGCGAGTTCGTGGCAGACCAGGTCGAGCCGAGCTGGAAGTACAAGGCAGAGGCTGTCGTGAGGGGGGAGTCGGCCATCACCGAGTTCATCGAGCACAAGCCGCTCCAGGGCAAGATCCACCTGATCGACGAGCCAGTCGTGATGATGCCCCGCTTCATCTTCACGTCGATGATGAATTCCCTCATCAAGACGATGGGAGAGGCTCCCGCGGGGGGCGTCAACTACAGGGCATACATGGAGATGGGAAAGGAGAACGTCGCGCACTACAAGAAGATGGGGATCACGAACCCTAACACCCTCGCGGACATGGCTTTCACGTTCTACTCGCAGATGGGGTGGTTCAGGATCATCAGCATGGAGTGGAACGAGGAAGCGAAGACCAAGACCATCACCCTCGAGCACACCGTCGAGTCGGAATCCTTCGGGCAGGTGGGCAAGAACGTCTGTTTCTGCACCGCGGGGCTCCTCGCGGGGATCGTGGAGGGGGCATTCGGGGTCAAGGTCCAGGCAAGAGAGGTGATGTGCCGGTCGCGCGGCGACCCGCACTGCGTCTTCCAGGTAAAGGACCGGCAGCAGTGA
- a CDS encoding DUF5611 family protein encodes MQEYPVKRGYYRDLPGSIERELERCFGVKPEREGDRFRIAYGALRLLEAAPGKDGKTLVVHTESDIGAPDDVILDTNKRFRSFLDAVTGYSTKERIKKAKGELLE; translated from the coding sequence ATGCAGGAGTATCCAGTCAAAAGGGGATATTACCGCGATCTGCCCGGGTCGATCGAGAGGGAACTAGAGAGGTGCTTTGGGGTGAAACCCGAGAGGGAGGGTGACCGTTTCCGGATCGCCTACGGGGCACTCAGACTCCTCGAGGCGGCACCCGGGAAGGATGGCAAGACCCTCGTCGTCCACACCGAGTCGGATATCGGGGCGCCCGACGACGTGATCCTCGACACGAACAAGCGGTTCCGGTCGTTCCTCGACGCGGTGACAGGGTACTCGACGAAGGAGAGGATAAAGAAGGCGAAGGGGGAGCTCCTCGAGTAG
- a CDS encoding NusA-like transcription termination signal-binding factor has protein sequence MPEVLLNEDCMRLMSQFEKLTGAGSRDCIIDERNNRVIFVINPGEMGLAIGKSGASIKKAMEVMGRRIEVVEYAQNPEQFIKNCFLPAKVVSVVFSGEGEKQVAQVEVRDEDRGLAIGKDGKNIFKAKKLAQRQHNIADVLLVNRQQA, from the coding sequence ATGCCAGAAGTACTCTTAAACGAGGATTGCATGCGCCTGATGTCGCAGTTCGAGAAGCTGACGGGCGCGGGGAGCAGGGACTGCATCATCGACGAGCGGAACAACCGGGTCATCTTCGTCATCAATCCCGGCGAGATGGGCCTCGCAATCGGGAAGAGCGGCGCGAGCATCAAGAAGGCGATGGAAGTGATGGGCAGGAGGATCGAGGTCGTCGAGTACGCCCAGAACCCCGAGCAGTTCATAAAGAACTGCTTCCTGCCCGCGAAGGTGGTATCTGTCGTCTTCTCGGGGGAGGGCGAGAAGCAGGTTGCCCAGGTCGAGGTGAGGGATGAGGACAGGGGCCTTGCGATCGGGAAGGACGGAAAGAACATCTTCAAGGCAAAGAAACTCGCCCAGCGCCAGCACAACATCGCGGACGTCCTCCTCGTCAACCGGCAGCAGGCCTGA